The Mustela erminea isolate mMusErm1 chromosome 6, mMusErm1.Pri, whole genome shotgun sequence genome includes a region encoding these proteins:
- the DAZAP2 gene encoding DAZ-associated protein 2 isoform X1, which produces MNSKGQYPTQPTYPVQPPGNPVYPQTLHLPQAPPYTDAPPAYSELYRPSFVHPGAATVPTMSAAFPGASLYLPMAQSVAVGPLGSTIPMAYYPVGPIYPPGSAVLVEGGYDAGARFGAGATAGNIPPPPPGCPPNAAQLAVMQGANVLVTQRKGNFFMGGSDGGYTIW; this is translated from the exons ATGAACAGCAAAG GTCAATATCCAACGCAGCCAACCTACCCTGTGCAGCCTCCTGGGAATCCTGTGTACCCTCAGACCTTGCATCTTCCTCAGGCTCCACCCTATACTGATGCTCCACCTGCCTACTCTGAG CTCTATCGTCCAAGCTTCGTGCACCCCGGGGCCGCCACAGTCCCCACCATGTCTGCTGCATTTCCTGGCGCCTCACTGTATCTTCCCATGGCCCAGTCTGTGGCTGTTGGACCTTTAGGTTCCACAATCCCTATGGCTTATTATCCAGTTGGTCCAATCTATCCGCCTGGCTCAGCCGTGCTGGTGGAAGGAGGGTATGATGCAGGTGCCAGATTTGGAGCTGGGGCTACTGCTGGTAACATTCCT cCTCCACCCCCTGGATGCCCTCCCAACGCCGCTCAGCTTGCAGTCATGCAGGGAGCCAATGTCCTCGTAACTCAGCGGAAGGGAAACTTCttcatgggtggctcagatggtggcTACACCATCTGGTGA
- the SMAGP gene encoding small cell adhesion glycoprotein: MTSLLTTPSPREELMTTPFLQATEALSPEAEASTALIAVVITVVFLTLLSVVVLIFFYLYKNKGSYVTYEPAEGEPSAILQMESDSAKGRDKEEYFI, from the exons ATGACTAGTCTGCTAACCACACCTTCTCCAAGAG aaGAGCTGATGACCACCCCGTTTCTACAGGCCACTGAAGCCCTGTCCCCAGAAGCCGAGGCAAGCACAGCCCTCATTGCAG TTGTCATCACCGTGGTCTTCCTCACCCTGCTCTCGGTCGTGGTCTTGATCTTCTTTTACCTGTACAAGAACAAAGGCAGCTACGTCACCTACGAACCTGCAGAAGGCGAGCCCAGCGCCATCCTCCAAATGGAGAGTGATTCAGCCAAGGGCAGGGACAAGGAGGAATATTTCATCTAA
- the DAZAP2 gene encoding DAZ-associated protein 2 isoform X2 has translation MNSKGQYPTQPTYPVQPPGNPVYPQTLHLPQAPPYTDAPPAYSELYRPSFVHPGAATVPTMSAAFPGASLYLPMAQSVAVGPLGSTIPMAYYPVGPIYPPASTPWMPSQRRSACSHAGSQCPRNSAEGKLLHGWLRWWLHHLVKNQGHLRAGKDITYLQHFSQCNCFSHINLKLQFRHMLLGCLSGAQTFRHFSNLIRNHVMVAVPP, from the exons ATGAACAGCAAAG GTCAATATCCAACGCAGCCAACCTACCCTGTGCAGCCTCCTGGGAATCCTGTGTACCCTCAGACCTTGCATCTTCCTCAGGCTCCACCCTATACTGATGCTCCACCTGCCTACTCTGAG CTCTATCGTCCAAGCTTCGTGCACCCCGGGGCCGCCACAGTCCCCACCATGTCTGCTGCATTTCCTGGCGCCTCACTGTATCTTCCCATGGCCCAGTCTGTGGCTGTTGGACCTTTAGGTTCCACAATCCCTATGGCTTATTATCCAGTTGGTCCAATCTATCCGCCTG cCTCCACCCCCTGGATGCCCTCCCAACGCCGCTCAGCTTGCAGTCATGCAGGGAGCCAATGTCCTCGTAACTCAGCGGAAGGGAAACTTCttcatgggtggctcagatggtggcTACACCATCTGGTGAAGAACCAAGGCCACCTCCGTGCCGGGAAAGACATCACATACCTTCAGCACTTCTCACAATGTAACTGCTTTAGTCATATTAACCTGAAGTTGCAGTTTAGACACATGTTGTTGGGGTGTCTTTCTGGTGCCCAAACTTTCAGGCACTTTTCAAACTTAATAAGGAACCATGTTATGGTAGCAGTACCTCCTTAA